From Rutidosis leptorrhynchoides isolate AG116_Rl617_1_P2 chromosome 3, CSIRO_AGI_Rlap_v1, whole genome shotgun sequence, a single genomic window includes:
- the LOC139895706 gene encoding uncharacterized protein At1g28695-like: MYQSNKVGILSLAISTFLLTSLPFIYLLSEINSSSSKTSITQKFYPSKPAPLMYKDELEVALEGASMANKTVIIVIANKAYTEGNKPMLDIFLDGFWLGEDTRRLKKHLLIVAIDQMAFERCMFLRLFCYRLKTDDGNFVDEKIYMSKDFVKMMWLRTRFLRDVLRLGYSFVFTDMDVLWLRNPFPILTVNQVVDLQISVDWFNGNQWSEKHMINTGFYMIKSNNKTIALFDEWYTKRKSSSGKKEQDVLLKMMRKGAFTRLGLKVKFLDTNYFSGFCQDSRDVSVVTTVHANCCRSIKAKLVDLSTVIHDWKRFNDALENRTRDFRWSEHLSCQSSWLS; this comes from the exons ATGTACCAATCAAACAAGGTTGGAATCCTTAGTCTTGCAATCTCCACATTTTTGCTTACATCTTTACCATTTATCTATCTTTTATCAGAAATAAATTCATCATCAAGCAAAACCTCCATAACCCAAAAGTTTTATCCTTCCAAGCCTGCACCATTGATGTATAAGGATGAGTTAGAAGTAGCATTGGAAGGAGCTTCAATGGCGAACAAAACGGTGATCATAGTTATCGCGAACAAAGCTTACACGGAGGGTAATAAACCAATGCTCGATATATTCTTAGACGGATTTTGGCTAGGAGAAGATACACGACGATTAAAGAAGCATCTTTTGATTGTGGCCATTGATCAAATGGCATTTGAACGGTGTATGTTTCTTAGATTATTTTGTTATAGACTGAAAACAGATGATGGGAATTTTGTTGATGAGAAGATTTATATGTCAAAGGACTTCGTAAAGATGATGTGGCTAAGAACACGCTTTCTTAGGGATGTCCTACGGCTTGGATATAGCTTTGTTTTTACG GACATGGATGTGCTATGGCTAAGAAATCCATTTCCAATTCTGACCGTAAACCAAGTTGTGGACCTCCAAATCAGCGTAGACTGGTTTAACGGCAACCAGTGGTCAGAAAAACACATGATAAACACCGGTTTTTATATGATTAAATCAAATAACAAAACAATTGCTTTATTCGACGAATGGTACACAAAAAGGAAAAGTTCGAGTGGGAAAAAAGAACAAGATGTTCTTCTTAAGATGATGAGGAAAGGAGCATTTACAAGATTGGGACTTAAAGTAAAATTTTTGGACACCAATTATTTTAGTGGATTTTGTCAAGATAGTAGAGATGTTAGCGTTGTTACAACTGTTCATGCAAACTGTTGTCGCAGTATTAAAGCTAAACTTGTCGATTTATCTACGGTTATTCATGATTGGAAGAGATTTAACGATGCCCTGGAGAATAGAACTAGGGATTTTAGATGGTCGGAGCATTTAAGTTGTCAAAGTTCGTGGCTTTCATGA